The sequence below is a genomic window from Tepidisphaeraceae bacterium.
TGGCCAGGCCCAGCCCCAGCCCACCATGCTGCCGCGTGGTGGAAGCATCGGCCTGACGGAAGCGGTCGAACACGTGCGGCAGGAACTCCGGCGAGATGCCCTCGCCGGTGTCGACCACGCTGATCTCCAGGTGGGAGTTGACGCGTTCCAGCAGCACCTGGACGCGGCCGCCGCGCGGCGTGAACTTGATGGCGTTGGTCAGCAGGTTCCACATCACCTGCTGCAGTCGGTTCGGATCGCCGGAGACCGGGCCGACGATCGGGTCGATCACCGTCTGTAGCCGCACGCCCTTGGCGTCGGCGGTGGGGGTGACGGTCTCGACCCCGGCCTGCAGGATCGCCGGCAGGTCGACGCGCTGTACGTCCAGCCGCACCTTGCCGCTGATGATGCGGCTCATGTCCAGCAGGTCCTCGATGATCTGCGCTTGCGAGCGGGCGTTGCGCTCGATCGTCTCGATGCCCTGCTGCAGGTCGTCGTCGCTCACGTTGGGCATGCGAAGGATCGTCGACCAGCCCATGATCGCGTTCAACGGCGTGCGCAGCTCGTGGCTGAGCGTCGCGAGGAACTCATCCTTCATTCGGCTGGCACGCTCGGCCTCGGCGCGGGCGCTCCGCTCTCGCTCGAGTAAGCCCTCGCGCTCGGCCTCGGCGTTTCGGCGCTCGATCGCCAGCGACGCGGCGCGCGATAAAGATTCGACGAGCTCGCGCTCGCGCTGAGCGGGCTCGCGCGCCTCGCGCAGGTAGATGGCAAACGTGCCGATCACCATGCCGCGCGAGCTGCGGATCGGCATCGACCAACACGCCCTCAGCCCCAGCGCCAGCGGCAGGTGCTTGATGCCGGCCCACGCCGGGTCGGTCGCGATGTCGCTGGTCATCACCGTGCGGTTCCGCGCCGCAGCGTCCATGCAGGTGCCGATGCCGGCGGCGATGTCGATCCGTTGCACGGCCTCGTTGTAGCTCGCCGGGAGGTTGGGCGCCGCGCCGACGCGGAATCGCTTGCCGTCCTCGTCCAGCAGCAGGATTGACGCCACCACGCGCCCGTCGGCCTGTTCCTCGATCACCCGCGTCAGCGCCGCCAGCGCTTCGGACAGCGGGGCGTCGGCGGCGATCAGCTCGAGCGTGCGGTTCTGCGACTTCAACAGCTCGTCGGATCGCTTGCGCTCGGTGATGTCCTCGCTCAGCACGATGATGTTGACGATCGCACCCTGCTCGTCGTGCGTCGCGCTCTTGCTGTTCTGCACCCATACGGTCGAGCCGTCGGGGCGCACGTAGCGTTTCTCAAGCACGAAGCTGCCGCGCTCCTTGCGCAACAGCTCGCCCAGCAGTTGCTCATACCGCTCGCGGTCGTCGGGGTGGGTGATCTGCGCGAAGTCCAGCTGCGCCAGCTGCTCGTGCGAGTAGCCGGTGATGCGGCAGAACGCGTCGTTCACCTGGACGAAGCCGCCGGCCGCGTCGGTGATGGCCATGCCGACCGCCGAGCCGGCGAAGGCGGTGCGGAAGCGTTCCTCGCTGAGGCGCATCGCCATCTCGGACCGGAACTGTGCCGTCACGTCCTGCATCAGCTTCGAGAAGCCGATCGGTCGGCCGGCATCGTCGCGCACGCTGGTGAGCACGCCGTCGACGAAGAACCGCTCGCCGTTCTTACGCACGTGCCAGCGGCGGTCGATCGCACGGCCGCGGTCGCGCGCGGTGCGAAGCTCATTCGCCGGCACACCGACGGCGCGGTCCTCCGGGGTGAACAGGCGCTCGAAGGGCATGCTCAGCGCCTCGTCCTCGGTGTAGCCCAGCAGGTGTTCGGCACCGGTGTTCCAGCTGGTGATGACGCCGTCGACGTCGGTCATGAAGATCGCGTAGTCCTTGATGTTCTCGACCAGCAGCCGGTAGCGTTCCTCGCTTTCTCGCAGCGCCGCCTCCGAGCGCCTCGCGCGTAGCAGCGAGCGCACGGTCGCGACGAGTTCCACCGGTTCGACCGGCCGCACGAGGTAGGCGTCGGCGCCACCGTCGAGGCCCTGGGCCTTGTCCTGGCTGGAGATGAAGCTGGCCGACAGGTGCAGCACCGGGATGTCGGCGGTGCCGGGGTCGGCCTTCAGGCGGCGGCAGACCTCGAACCCGTTGATGTCGGGCAGCCGCACGTCCAGGATGATCAGCTCGGGGTTCTCGTTGGCCTTGCGCAGCGCCTCGGCGCCGCTGCCGGCCTCGATCACGTCGTAGCCCGCCTTCAGCAGCGAGCGCGTGACCGCATAGCGGTTGGCCTCGTCGTCGTCGACGTGCAGGATCACCGGGCGCTGCTCAGACATCGCTGCCCCCCGTGGTGATCACCTGCAAGGGTTCGGCCGTCGCGTCGGTGGTGGGGGCCTCAAGGTTCAAGACGAGCGTGACGACGAACGTCGACCCCTCGCCCGGCGCGCTGGTGACCGCCACATCACCACCCAGCAGCCGCGCGAGCTTGCGCGTCAGCGGCAGGCCGAGCCCCGTCCCCCGCAGGCGGCGCTGCACGCCGCTGTCGATCTGCGTGAAGTCGTCGAATATCTGCGCGATGTGCTCGGGCGCAATGCCGATGCCGGTGTCCGCGACGTTGAACGCCACCATGCCGTCGGCCGTGCGCTCGACACGCACGCGCACCTCGCCTTGTTCGGTGAACTTCAGCGCGTTGCTGACGAGGTTGCGCAGGATCTGCGAGACCTTCCGCTCGTCGCTGTGCATGGTCGCCAGGTCGGTCGGCGGTTCCTCGACGGTCAGCGTCACCCGGCCATCGGTCGCCAGCGGGCGAAAGATGCCGCGCAGCGCGGTGAGCAGCTCGGCGACCGAGAAGCTGGCGACGTGGACATCGGTCTTGCCCGCCTCAATCTTGGCCAGGTCGAGCAGGTCGTTCACCATCTCGCCAAGCGACGTCGCCGACCGGTGGATCAGGCTCACCTGACGCTCCTGCTCCGCCGTCAGCTCGCCGTCCAAGCGGTCGAGCAGGATGCGCGACAGGCTGACGATCGCGTTCAACGGCGTGCGCAGCTCGTGCGTCATGTCCGACAGGAAGCGGCTCTTGTACTCCGACGCCCGGCGAAGCGATTCGGCCTTTTCGTCCAACTCGGCGTACAGCGCCACCACGCCGCGGTTCGTCTCGGCGAGTTCCGCGTTCAACCGCTCGACCTCGCCTTGGCGCGCACGCAGATCGTCCATCGCCAGCAGAAGCGCCCTGTTCTGTTCCTGCACCTCTTGGAACGGGCTCTGCGGCCCGCGGTGGGCCAGTTGTTCGGCCACCATGCCCAGCGCTTGCATCGTCAGGGGACTGGTTCGGCGGGGCAGTTGCTTGCCGAGCGTGACGATCGTGCCGCGGCCGGGGACCGAGGTGATGTCGAACTCGTCGCTGAGCCGCCGCGAGCCCACGATGCCCAGCCCCATGCCCGTTTCCGACCGGTAACGCCCGTCGAGGATCTTGCGCAGGTTGGCGATGCCCGGGCCATTGTCTGACACGCGCACCACCAGCACCTGCGGTTGCTCGTCGATGCGCATCGTGAAATCCACCCGCCCGCCACCGCCGTACTGAAACGCGTTGCGCGCCAGCTCCGAGACGGCCGTCGCGAAGGCGGTCTGTTCTTGCATCGTGAAGCCGAGCGATTCGGCGATGCGGCGCGCACGCTGGCGGCTCAGGACCACGTCCTGCTCCGAGCGAACCTGTACGCTCACGATCGGCGCGCCGCTCAAGGCCGGCCCCCTTCGCTGGCGACCAGCACAGTGACGTCGTCGCGCTCGCGCCGGAAGTCGCGGTACAAAACGCCCGCGATCAGGCTCGGGTGCCGGTTGAACAGGCCGGGGTACTTGCCGATCTGCCACTGCGTTGCCAGACCGTCCGAGTGCATCACCAGCAGCGAACCGGCCGGCCAGGGGTAGTTGAAGGTCTGGATCCGGCGGGCCTCGGCCCCCACGGTGCCGTTGTGCGAGATCATGCTGCGCGTCGCGTCGCCTGGGCTGACGATGATGCCCGCGACGTTGCCGACACCGGTGAAGCGCACCTCGCGCGTGGCCGGGCGCAGCTCGGCGATCGCGACGGCGGCGCCGCGCGTGCTGCGGAGGCCGATGTGCATGATCTCGAGCATCTCGACGCCTTCGGCCTCGGGGTTCTCGCGGAACAGGCGAATCGCCTGGCGGGATGCCTCGGCGGCCTGCAAGCCGTGACCGAGCCCATCGGCGACGGCGATGTTGGTGCGACCGTCGGGCAGCGTCTGGGCCCACCACGTGTCGCCGCACGCGTCCTCGCCGCGCTTGGGCAGGCAGACGCCACCGATCGCGCACTTGGGAATGCCCGCCGACTCCGACGGCGCGCAGTTGCCGAACCGCACGACGATCGCGGTGCCCGAATCCTTGGCGGTGTAGACGTCGAACGATGTGGCCAGACGTGTCACGGCGCCCATGCCGGTGCCGGGCGTGCCACCGGTCGAGTAGCCGTCGCGCAGCGCGTCGGCCACGTTGGCGATGCCGGGCCCGCGGTCGATCGCGATCGCCTCTAGGCCCGGGCGTTCGCCTTGGCCGAACGATTGCAGGATGACCTCGCCAGACTCGGCGTGGCGCACGAGGTTCGTCGCCAATTCCGTCAGTACGATCGCCACCTCACCACTACGCGTCTGGTCGAAATCGAGGTAATCGGCGAGCGTGGCGGCGGCACGGCGAACCTCGCCAACCTGGCTCGATTCGGTGACGTGGAGCGTGATCGGGTCGCGGGGTCTGACGGTCAAGCTTACTTCCATTTCGTGATCGTGACGCGGGTGCCCCGACCCACTTGGGTATCGATGTCGAACTCGTTCACCAGCCGCTTGGAACCGCTCAGGCCCAGGCCCATTCCATTACCGGTAGTGTACCCGTCGGTCAACGCCAGCTTAACGTCGGAAATGCCCGGCCCCTGATCCTCGAACGTCAACCGCACCCCCTTACGGATTCCTTGCGCCAGCGGTTCGAGCTTGGCCGTGCCACCACCTCCATGTTCGAGCGTGTTGCGCGCCAACTCGCTGGCGGCCGTCACGACCTTGGTCTGGTCGATCAGGCTGAAGCCCATTTCCGTCGCCAGCGCGCGCACGGACTGGCGGACCTGTACGACGTCCGTCGACGTGCGGACCTGCAACACCTCACTCTTGGGTGCCGGCATCGGCGACGCCTCCGTCGGCGGTGGTCGAACCGTCCTCGTCGAACGCGATCACGCTCGCCTCGCGCACCGAGGCGCGCAGCAGTTCCATGCCGCGCTCGACGTTCAACGCCGTCCGAACACCCTCCAGCGACATCCCCAGTTCCACCAGCGTGATCGCGACCGCCGGCCGCATGCCGGTGACGACGGTCTGCGCGTCCAGCACGCGGGACATCTGCGCGATGTTGGCCAGCATGCGGCCGATGAACGAGTCGACCACGTCCAACGACGAAATGTCGATCAGGACGCCCTTGGCGCCGGTGTCGGCGATGCGCGAGGTTAAGTCGTCCTGCAGCGTCATCGCCAGGCGGTCGTGCATGTCCACCTGAATGGTCACCAGCAGCAGGTCACCGACCTGCAGAATCGGGATACGGTCCACGTTGAGGGCCCTCCGGTTCTAGGATTTGGCACTGTGGGACTGGACCCGGGTGATCCGCATTCCCGTGCGCGTCAACGCCAGCGCGAACGCGTCGGCGAGCGAGGCCTTGGTGATGACGTCCTTCAGGTCGACACCGAGGTGGACGATCGTCTGGGCGATCTGCGGGCGAATGCCGCTGATGATGCAGTCGGCGCCCATCAGGCGCGCCGCGGTCACGGTCTTAATGAGGTGTTGCGCGACCAGCGTGTCGACCGTGGGCACACCGGTGATGTCCAGGATCGCGATCTGCGCGCCGGTCTCGACGATCCGGTTCAGCAGGCTCTCCATCACCACCTGGGTGCGGCCACTGTCGAGGGTGCCGATCATGGGCAGTGCCAGCACGCCTTCCCAGAGCTTTACGACCGGCGTCGACAGCTCGAGCATGTCCTGCTGCTGGCGGGCGATGATCTCCTCGCGCACCTTCAGGAACGCCTCGGACGTGAACAGGCCCAGCCGGTCCAGGAGCGTTGTCGCCAGCCAGATTTCATCGACGAGCGCCTTCGCGTTGGACGACAGCTCGGCGCTGAGGCGGCTGAATAGCGGCTGCTTGAACGAGAAGACGAACGTCGCGATCTCGGTGGGGGTGAAGCCCTGCTGGGCACGCGATTCGGACAGGCTGCGCAGCATGTCGCGGAGCGGTTCCCATTCCGACGACTCGACGTCCTCCGAGCCGCTCCCGACCGCCTGGCCGAACAGCGACAGGAACTCGCGCGACTGCTCGCGCAGTTCCGATTCGCGCATCAGGTCGTCCCGCTGCGCGCCGGAGCTTGACTGCACGGCCAGCCAATCCTTCAGCAGCGACGCTTCGTGCTGCCTGATGATGTCGGCAAGCTTCATTTTTCCAGTACCGGCCACAGCGGTCTCCTTCCAGTGCAGGTGCCATCGCGACGGGCGAACGCACGCGACGAGTCATGGTTGTGCCCGGCATCCTAAGACGATCCGCTGAGGCTGTCGACGTGCGTAATGCTTGTCAGAAATTGGGGCGGCGATCAGGGCTGGAGCCAACGGGCGGCGTCCTTGGCGAAGTAGGTCAGGATCAGGTCTGCCCCGGCACGCTTAATGCTTGTCAGCGATTCGGTCGCGCAGCGGCGCAGGTCGAGCCAGCCATTGGCGGCGGCGGCGTGGAGCATCGCGTACTCGCCGCTGACCTGGTACGCGGCCACCGGCAATGGATGGGCGGCGCGGACGGCGGCGATGACGTCGAGGTAGGGCATTGCCGGCTTCACCATCAGGATGTCGGCCCCTTGCTCGACGTCGATCGCGACCTCGCGCATCGCTTCGCGGAAGTTGGCCGGGTCCATCTGGTAACCGTTGCGATCCCCGAACGCCGGTGGACTCTCGGCGGCGTCGCGGAAGGGGCCGTAGAAGCCACTGGCGTACTTGGCAGCGTAGCTCATGATCGGCACGTGGTCGTACCCCGCGCTGTCCAACGCCGTTCGAATGGCCGCGACCATGTTGTCGAGCATGCCCGACGGCGCGATGATGTCCGCCCCCGCCCGCACGTGCGTCGCCGATGCCCGCGCCAACAACTCCAGCGAGGCATCGTTCAGCAGGTAACCGTTGGGCAGCTTCGCATTGAAGTGCGGCTGGTCGGGCAGGTTGATGAGCCCGCAATGGCCGTGGTCGGTGTACTCGCAGAAGCACATGTCGGAGACGACGATCAGGTCCGGCGCCGCGTCTTTGATCGCCCGAATGGCGCGCGGCACGATGCCGTCGTCGTTGAAGTTATCGCTTCCGACCGCGTCCTTACGTTCCGGAATGCCGAACAGCACGACGGCGGGAACGCCCAGCGACGCCACCTCGCGCGCCTCGGCCGCCAGCCGATCGACGCTGATCTGAAACTGACCCGGCATCGAGCCGATCGGCGCCTTCACGTCGCGCCCGTGGCGCACGAACAATGGGTAGATGAAGTCGGCCGGTGACAGCGCGGTCTCGCGCACCATGCGGCGCAGCCCACCACTAAGGCGCAGGCGGCGGGGACGGTTGGGATCGACAGCGGGACGATTGGGGATCATGCAGACCTTTGCGTTTGCTTAATGATAGCGTCCAGTGCGCCGGTCGCGCAGCGGAACGCGCTAGTGATCGCTATGTTATCGTGCGGGCACGCTGGACCGTCCAGCCGTGCGGCGTCGGACCAAGGAGTTGAACTAGTCCATGTCGTGGTCTCGCCGCAGCATCCCGAGTCCGATGCGACGGCTGTTGTTCGTCGTTCTGACGCTCACGGTCTTCCTCGGGTTCCTGGGGCAAACTCGGGTGACGGGCAGCCACGAGGAACGCGTAGTCGTGACGGCGTTAAGCATGGTGCGGTCGGGCTGGCCGTGGGCGGCGCGACCGACTGTCACCCCCGTCGTAGAACTACAGGAGACGGCGGACGACAAGGCGCTGGTGCCACGCGCGGACGGCGCCACTCGATCCGTCAACCCTTGGTTGATCCCGGTCTTCCACAACGAGATTCGCCTACAGAAGCCCCCGTTACCCTACTGGGCGACAGCGGTCGCGTTCCGGGTGCTGGGGGAGAACGCGTTTGCGGCGCGCGCGGTGCCGGGATTGCTCGGTGCATTTGCGACTTTGCTGCTGTACTGCATGGCCCGACGCGTCGGTGGTCGGCGCGTGGCGGGGGCGGCGGCACTGATATGGATCTCGTCGTACTTCGTCGTCAGCGAGTATCGCAAAGCCATGGCCGACCCGTACTTGGCCGTGGCCGTATTAGGGGCGGTGTGGGCGGGGGTAAGATCACCTGGCACGGATCAGTTGCGGGAATCTACGACGCGCACCAGCGTGCTGCTGTTCTACGCGTTCCTCGCGATGGGCGCCTTGGCCAAGGGGCCGGTGGTCGTACTGCACGTTGCCGTTGCGTTGGCCGCCTTCGCGATGTGCTTCCGACGCTGGCCAGTTGGCGGGCGCCCGCGGTGGCATGTGATCGGGGTGGTTGGCTTCCTCATGGTGACGCTGCCCTGGCCGGCGTACGTGTGGTCGACCATTCCGGAAGCGATCGAGTTGTGGCGGTACGAGTCGGTCGGGGAGTTCGCCGACAACGCGCGCAACGCCCGGCCGTGGTGGTACTACCTGCCGGCGGTACTACTGCTGACCCTGCCGTGGGTGTTGCCCTGGTTGTTCAGCGTTTGGACCACCGTGCGACGCCCGACCGGTCGGCGGCTGTTCCCCATCGTCTGGCTGGTGCTGACCGTTCTGATTTTCTCTTTCGTCCACATGAAGAAGAACGCCTACCTGCTGCCCGCGATGCCCGCACTGGCGTTGGGCGCCGCATTCGGTGCGACGCGTGCGATCGCATTATCGCGGCAGCTCCCCAAGCCACGCTGGTTGAGGCACATAGCGTCGGTACAAACATTGATGGGCCTCGGCTTGGCGCTGGTGATCGCGTACTTGCTCGTCACGGATCCACAGGCGTCTGGCGCGTCTGGCCGTTTCGCGGTGACGCTGGAACCGGCGCTACTGGCCGGCTTGCTGGGCAGCCTTTTGGCGATCGCGATCGCAGCGCGACCGGTGTTCATCAAGACGCCCGACCGCTTCGCCGACTGGTTCACGGCTCAATCCGTCGCGTTCGCGGTGCTGATCTTACTGCTCCTGGCCTTCGCGCGATCGGAACGGAAGAACCGCGACGCCGACGATGCGTTCCATGTGCGGCCTCAACACGTCGAGGCTGGAATACCGTCAAAAATTGCCAAATTAAGCCTATTCTTCCTTGATTCGGCCAAAGCGTAGGTTCCGCAATCCGGTGTATGTGTGTAATGATAGCGACCGCGTTCCAGGAGGGTCTCAACGGGAGATCGGGATGACGCCATTGATGAGCCGGTTCACGGGCAAGGCATGGACAACGACGCGCAGCATCCCACGGTCACGCTCGACCAGATCCTGATCACCGGGCAATTGACCCGCCGCCCCGCGCCACCTCCCAACTACACCGACGAGGTCGCTGCGCTGCACGCGGTGGGGCGCGCGCTGACGATGGACGCACAGGCCGCGCTCGACGCGCTGGTGGATGCGGCGCTGCGCCTCTGCCGCGCCGGATCGGCCGGCGTCAGTCTGCTCGAGGAGGACGCGCACGGGCAGCGATCGTTCCGCTGGGTCGCGATGGCGGGGGCGTACGCCAGCTACCGCGGTGGGACCACCCCGTACGACATCAGTCCCTGCGGCGCCACGCTGGCGCGCGGGGTGGCGCAGCTGTTCGACCGTCCGTCCCGCCTCTTCACGGACATGCGTCGCGCCGAGCCACCGGAGATCATCGAGAACCTCGTCGTGCCGTTCCGGTCCGGCGACGTCGAGGGCACCATCTGGGTGGCGACCCACGACGACCAGATCCACTTCACCAACGAGGACGCCCGCATCCTGACCAGCCTCGGCGACTTCACCGCCGTGGCGCTGGCGGGCCAGCGCGTGCGGTCTCGCCACCAGGCGAGCGAGGCGCGGCTGGCGCAGATCGTCGAGAGCGTGCGGGATTACGCGATGTTCACGATGGACCGCGACGGCATCGTCACCAGTTGGAACGTGGGGGCCGACAAGGTCTTCGGCTACGGTCAGGACGAGATCATCGGCCGCACCAGCGACGAGATCTGGACGCCCGAGGACCTGGCGCGCGACGAGCCGCACAAGGAGCGCGAGCGGGCCCGCACCGATGGCCGCGCCGCCGACGAGCGCTGGCACATGCGCAACGATGGCACCCGCTTCTTCGCCAGCGGCATCCTGACGCCACTGCTGGGCGACGACGGGCGCCTGGTGGGCTACACGAAGGTCTGCCGCGACATCACCGAGCGCAAGCGTGCCGAGGAGCGCGCCAACCGCATCCTCGAAAGCATCACCGACGCGTTCTACGCCGTCGACCGGCAGTGGCGCTTCACGTACGTGAACGCCGGCGCCGAGCGGTTGCTGCACCGCCGTCGTGAGGAACTGATCGGCCGGGTGATCTGGGACGAGTTCCCCAGCGCGCTCGGCACCGAGTTTGAACGCCAGTACAACCGCACGATGAACGAGCGCGTGACCACGCAGTTCGTCGAGTTCTACCCGGCGCCGCTCGAGGGGTGGTACGACATTCGCGCCTACCCGTCGCCCGAGGGCATCTCGGTCTACTTCCAGGACATCAACGAGCGCAAGCGCGACGAGGACGCGCTGCGCGCCAGCGAGGAACGCTTTGCCTTGGCCGTGGATGCGGCCGAACTGGGGACCTTCCACTGGACGCTGCCCGTCGGGCGCATCGAGTGGAACCGGCGCCTGCGGGAATTCTTCTGGATGTCGCCGGACGAGACGATCGTGCGCGAGCGGTTGTTCGATCGCATCCACCCCGACGACCGCCAGCGCGTGCAGCGGTCGGTCGAACGGGCGATCTCGGGGCAGGAGCGGTACGACATCGAGTACCGCGTGGTCGGGCCGAACGGTCAGATCCGATGGTTGCACTCGACGGGTCAGGTCAGTGCCGATGAGGCGGGCAAGCCGCCCACGCGGCTCGACGGTGTCGTGATGGACATCACCGAACGTCGCCGGTTGATCACCGGGCTGCAGAGCGAGCGGGCGAAGCTCGCCAACATCATCGAGCAGGCGCCGGCGTTCATCTGCACGCTGCGCGGGCCCGAGCACGTCTTCGAACTGGCCAACGAGCGATACTACGAGATCGTGGGGCACCGCGATGTCATCGGCAAACCCGTGCGCGATGCGCTGCCGGAGGTGGCAGGACAGGGCTTCTTCGAACTGATGGACCGCGTCTACCAGACCGGCGAAACGTTCGCTGGCAGCGAGTTGCCACTCCAGTTGCAGCGCACCGAGGGCGATGCGCTCGAGGATCGGTACATCAACGTCGTCTACCAGGCGACGCGCGACAACGATGGCCGCATCTCGGGCATCTTCGTGCACGGCGTGGACGTGACGGACTTCGTGCTGGCCCGCGATGCGCTGCGCCAGAGCGAGGCGCGCTTCCGCCAGCTGGCCGATGCCATGCCCCAGATCGTCTGGGCGGCCAGGCCCGATGGCACCGTCGATTACTACAACAAGCGCTGGCACGAGTACACCGGGATGCCCGAGGGCCTAACCGGCGATGAGAGCTGGACGCCGCTGGCGCCGCCGGAGGACCTCAAGCTCGTGTTCGTCCGTTGGACCGAGGCGCTGCGCACCGGGCAGCCGTACGAGGTCGAGTGCCGCTTCCGGCGCAGCGCCGACGGCGCGTATCGCTGGCACCTGGCCCGCGCGCTACCGGTGCGCGACGCGCATGGCGACATCGTGCGCTGGTTCGGCACGAACACCGACATTCACGACTTCAAGCTGCTGCAGGAGCAGAACGAGCAGTTGCTGGAATCCGAACGGTCCGCCCGCACCGAGGCCGAGCGCGCCAGCCGGATGAAGGACGAGTTCCTCGCGACGCTGTCGCACGAGCTGCGCACCCCGTTGAACGCGATCCTGGGCTGGTCGCAGATCCTGCGCATGAGCAACCGCGACGAGGGCGAACTGGAGGAGGGCCTGCAGACGATCGAGCGCAACGCGCGGGCGCAGACGCAGATCATCGAGGACCTGCTGGACATGAGCCGCATCATCAGCGGCAAGGTGCGGCTCGACGTGCAGCCGGTCGACCTGACCGCGGTGGTATCGGCGGCGATCGACACGGTCCGGCCGGCGGCGGCGGCGAAGCGCGTGCAGGTCCAGTCGGTGCTCGACCCGCTCACGCACCCGGTCAGCGCCGACCCGAACCGCCTGCAGCAGGTCTTCTGGAACCTGCTGAGCAACGCCGTCAAGTTCACGCCCAGCGGCGGGCGCGTGCAGGTGAGCGTCCATCGCGTCAACTCGCACATCGAGGTGAGCGTGACCGACACCGGCGAGGGCATCAACCCCCAGTTCCTGCCGCACGTGTTCGACCGCTTCCGCCAGGCCGACGCCAGCACGACGCGCCGCCACGGTGGGCTGGGGCTGGGCCTGTCGATCGTGAAGCAACTGACCGAACTGCACGGCGGCAGCGTGCGGGTGACCAGCCGTGGCGCCGGCACGGGCGCGACGTTCATCGTCGCGCTACCGCTAAACGTGCTGCGACCCGGCGACGACCCCGACGCGCCACTGCGCCGCCCCGACGCCGAGATCGCCGTCGCCGCCGATGCGTGCGCGCAGCTGAAGGGCGTGCGCGTGCTGGTGGTCGACGACGAGCCCGACGCTCGCAGCATGGTCCAGCGACTGCTGAGCGACTGCGACGCCATCGTGACGGCCGCCGACTCGGTCGCGCACGCCATGCAGCGGCTGAGCGAGGGGAAGTTCGACGTGCTGGTCAGCGACATCGGAATGCCCGGCGAGGACGGCTACGCGCTGATCCGGCGCATCCGCGCGCTGCCGGCCGATCGCAACGGCAAGGTCTGCGCGGTCGCGCTCACCGCCTACGCGCGCGCCGAGGACCGGGTGCGTTCGATTTTGTCCGGCTACGACATGCACGTCTCCAAGCCAGTCGAGCCCGCCGAGCTGATCGCCACGGTCGCCAGCCTGGCCAGCCGTGTGCGGTAACTCGCGGCCGCCAGCCACCATCGCTGTCAGCCGTTCCAGCCAACCGCGGCGCTAGAGCGTGTTATGCACTTTGGGGGCCCGTAACGCAGGCGTGACGACGCTGGGTGCCACGGTTTGGTACTCCAAGCCGTGTCTGCGTGTACCGGCACGGCTTGGCGTACCAAACCGTGGCACCCAAGCCAGTTTCTGAGCTGGAAAGTGCATAACACGCTCTAGAGCAACGGACCCATTTCTGTAGCGACTTGTCCTCTGGGTGCCACGGTTTGGTACTCCAAGCCGTGTCGGCTGCGTCGCCCCAAGTACGGC
It includes:
- a CDS encoding ATP-binding protein — encoded protein: MSGAPIVSVQVRSEQDVVLSRQRARRIAESLGFTMQEQTAFATAVSELARNAFQYGGGGRVDFTMRIDEQPQVLVVRVSDNGPGIANLRKILDGRYRSETGMGLGIVGSRRLSDEFDITSVPGRGTIVTLGKQLPRRTSPLTMQALGMVAEQLAHRGPQSPFQEVQEQNRALLLAMDDLRARQGEVERLNAELAETNRGVVALYAELDEKAESLRRASEYKSRFLSDMTHELRTPLNAIVSLSRILLDRLDGELTAEQERQVSLIHRSATSLGEMVNDLLDLAKIEAGKTDVHVASFSVAELLTALRGIFRPLATDGRVTLTVEEPPTDLATMHSDERKVSQILRNLVSNALKFTEQGEVRVRVERTADGMVAFNVADTGIGIAPEHIAQIFDDFTQIDSGVQRRLRGTGLGLPLTRKLARLLGGDVAVTSAPGEGSTFVVTLVLNLEAPTTDATAEPLQVITTGGSDV
- a CDS encoding SpoIIE family protein phosphatase; amino-acid sequence: MTVRPRDPITLHVTESSQVGEVRRAAATLADYLDFDQTRSGEVAIVLTELATNLVRHAESGEVILQSFGQGERPGLEAIAIDRGPGIANVADALRDGYSTGGTPGTGMGAVTRLATSFDVYTAKDSGTAIVVRFGNCAPSESAGIPKCAIGGVCLPKRGEDACGDTWWAQTLPDGRTNIAVADGLGHGLQAAEASRQAIRLFRENPEAEGVEMLEIMHIGLRSTRGAAVAIAELRPATREVRFTGVGNVAGIIVSPGDATRSMISHNGTVGAEARRIQTFNYPWPAGSLLVMHSDGLATQWQIGKYPGLFNRHPSLIAGVLYRDFRRERDDVTVLVASEGGRP
- a CDS encoding PAS domain S-box protein encodes the protein MSEQRPVILHVDDDEANRYAVTRSLLKAGYDVIEAGSGAEALRKANENPELIILDVRLPDINGFEVCRRLKADPGTADIPVLHLSASFISSQDKAQGLDGGADAYLVRPVEPVELVATVRSLLRARRSEAALRESEERYRLLVENIKDYAIFMTDVDGVITSWNTGAEHLLGYTEDEALSMPFERLFTPEDRAVGVPANELRTARDRGRAIDRRWHVRKNGERFFVDGVLTSVRDDAGRPIGFSKLMQDVTAQFRSEMAMRLSEERFRTAFAGSAVGMAITDAAGGFVQVNDAFCRITGYSHEQLAQLDFAQITHPDDRERYEQLLGELLRKERGSFVLEKRYVRPDGSTVWVQNSKSATHDEQGAIVNIIVLSEDITERKRSDELLKSQNRTLELIAADAPLSEALAALTRVIEEQADGRVVASILLLDEDGKRFRVGAAPNLPASYNEAVQRIDIAAGIGTCMDAAARNRTVMTSDIATDPAWAGIKHLPLALGLRACWSMPIRSSRGMVIGTFAIYLREAREPAQRERELVESLSRAASLAIERRNAEAEREGLLERERSARAEAERASRMKDEFLATLSHELRTPLNAIMGWSTILRMPNVSDDDLQQGIETIERNARSQAQIIEDLLDMSRIISGKVRLDVQRVDLPAILQAGVETVTPTADAKGVRLQTVIDPIVGPVSGDPNRLQQVMWNLLTNAIKFTPRGGRVQVLLERVNSHLEISVVDTGEGISPEFLPHVFDRFRQADASTTRQHGGLGLGLAIAKQLVDLHGGSIRAKSMGRGHGATFTIALPVLPINWSDTVVQHDDRREPQATSVQSSNGDACMKISGVKVLVVDDEPDGRNLIKRLLEDCEATVTTAGSATEALDLFKSVAPDVLVSDVGMPGEDGYSLIRRIRKLGPEHRSNVPAIALTAYARSEDRTRSVLAGFQMHISKPVEPSELIAMIASLAGRAPQAS
- a CDS encoding STAS domain-containing protein; amino-acid sequence: MDRIPILQVGDLLLVTIQVDMHDRLAMTLQDDLTSRIADTGAKGVLIDISSLDVVDSFIGRMLANIAQMSRVLDAQTVVTGMRPAVAITLVELGMSLEGVRTALNVERGMELLRASVREASVIAFDEDGSTTADGGVADAGTQE
- a CDS encoding STAS domain-containing protein, which codes for MAGTGKMKLADIIRQHEASLLKDWLAVQSSSGAQRDDLMRESELREQSREFLSLFGQAVGSGSEDVESSEWEPLRDMLRSLSESRAQQGFTPTEIATFVFSFKQPLFSRLSAELSSNAKALVDEIWLATTLLDRLGLFTSEAFLKVREEIIARQQQDMLELSTPVVKLWEGVLALPMIGTLDSGRTQVVMESLLNRIVETGAQIAILDITGVPTVDTLVAQHLIKTVTAARLMGADCIISGIRPQIAQTIVHLGVDLKDVITKASLADAFALALTRTGMRITRVQSHSAKS
- a CDS encoding anti-sigma regulatory factor, with protein sequence MPAPKSEVLQVRTSTDVVQVRQSVRALATEMGFSLIDQTKVVTAASELARNTLEHGGGGTAKLEPLAQGIRKGVRLTFEDQGPGISDVKLALTDGYTTGNGMGLGLSGSKRLVNEFDIDTQVGRGTRVTITKWK